The following coding sequences lie in one Candidatus Nitrospira allomarina genomic window:
- a CDS encoding circadian clock KaiB family protein translates to MNPRRPSTTGKVVPAGQDSGIRLRLYVTGVTSLSLRAMTNIKSICRDYLGDLNPDLQIIDLYRNPSSARAHQIFAAPTLIKEFPLPSCRIIGDLSKKDRVLHSLGLTPSPPLTS, encoded by the coding sequence ATGAACCCTCGCAGGCCATCAACCACCGGGAAGGTCGTTCCTGCCGGGCAAGATTCCGGAATTCGTCTTCGCCTGTATGTCACCGGCGTGACCAGCCTGTCGCTGCGTGCCATGACCAATATCAAATCCATTTGCCGGGACTATCTTGGAGACCTGAATCCTGACCTACAAATTATCGACCTGTACCGTAATCCTTCTTCCGCCCGGGCCCATCAAATCTTTGCCGCCCCGACCCTCATCAAAGAATTCCCGCTTCCCAGTTGCCGGATCATCGGAGATCTTTCAAAAAAGGACCGTGTGCTACATTCGCTGGGATTGACTCCGTCTCCTCCTCTGACCTCATAG
- a CDS encoding circadian clock KaiB family protein: MRNAKQGTTKSQGRGAKNSPYHLTLYVAGHSPKSRLAMSNLKQLCDTHLSSKYTVEIVDLLQEPKRARLDQILAIPTLVKKLPPPLKKIIGDLSNTEKVLVGLDLSDDSGEVIISSAMEPPS; encoded by the coding sequence ATGAGGAATGCGAAACAAGGCACAACGAAATCCCAGGGGCGTGGTGCAAAAAATTCTCCTTACCACTTAACCCTCTATGTTGCGGGACATTCTCCCAAATCGCGTCTTGCCATGAGTAATTTAAAACAATTATGCGACACCCATCTGTCCTCAAAGTATACGGTGGAAATTGTAGATCTTCTCCAGGAGCCCAAGAGGGCCAGACTTGACCAGATTTTAGCTATTCCGACATTGGTCAAAAAATTGCCGCCTCCCTTAAAAAAAATCATTGGGGATTTATCGAACACAGAAAAAGTGTTAGTGGGGCTCGATCTGTCTGACGACTCAGGTGAAGTGATTATCTCAAGCGCCATGGAGCCACCATCATGA
- the kaiC gene encoding circadian clock protein KaiC, giving the protein MPRKKSFIKPVHSEFPKAPTGIQGLDDITAGGLPRGRTTLVCGSPGCGKTLLGMEFLVRGAVQMGEPGVMLAFEETAEELTQNVRSLGFDLDGLIKDNKLILDTIPIEATEFEENGEYDLEGLFVRLGESIDAIGAKRIVLDTIEVLFGGLSNQGIIRSELRRLFQWLKERNMTSIVTGERGEGALTRQGLEEYVSDCVILLDHRVSDQMSTRRLRVVKYRGSMHGTNEFPFLIGEHGLSVLPITSLVLEHKVSNDKISTGVPRLNEMFGGEGVYRGSTILVTGGVGTGKTSLASHFADAACRKGEKALYFAFEESSPQIIRNMKSIGLSLEKWVNKGLLHIEASRPTLFGLESHLVNFYNAVHTHHPTLVIMDPINDFLSIGSTREVKALFLRMVDFLKSQQITLVCTGLSAPSEPAQEAEIGVSSLADTWILLSNREFNGEHQRQLYILKSRGMSHSHQVRRYTMNHRGWHVNEMSGGNR; this is encoded by the coding sequence ATGCCCAGGAAAAAATCATTCATTAAACCGGTTCATTCAGAATTTCCCAAAGCGCCAACCGGCATTCAAGGCCTGGATGACATCACGGCGGGCGGACTTCCCAGGGGACGAACCACGTTGGTCTGCGGAAGCCCTGGCTGTGGAAAAACACTTCTGGGCATGGAATTTCTTGTTCGCGGCGCTGTCCAAATGGGCGAACCCGGGGTGATGTTGGCTTTCGAGGAAACGGCCGAGGAATTGACCCAAAACGTCCGGTCCCTGGGGTTTGATCTGGATGGCTTAATTAAGGATAACAAATTAATTTTGGATACGATTCCCATTGAGGCCACAGAATTTGAAGAGAACGGAGAATACGATCTCGAAGGATTGTTTGTGCGGCTGGGTGAGTCCATCGACGCCATCGGTGCCAAACGGATTGTGTTGGACACGATCGAAGTCCTTTTCGGCGGATTATCCAATCAGGGGATTATCCGCTCGGAGTTGCGTCGTCTGTTTCAATGGCTGAAAGAGAGAAATATGACCTCCATTGTCACCGGCGAACGGGGAGAGGGGGCCTTAACCCGTCAAGGGCTCGAGGAATATGTATCTGACTGCGTCATTCTGCTGGATCACCGAGTGAGCGACCAGATGTCCACCCGCCGGTTGCGGGTGGTCAAATATCGGGGAAGTATGCATGGCACCAATGAATTTCCCTTTCTCATTGGAGAACATGGGCTGTCCGTTTTGCCCATCACGTCCTTAGTCCTTGAACACAAAGTTTCAAACGACAAAATTTCGACCGGCGTTCCCCGGTTGAATGAGATGTTCGGAGGAGAGGGTGTGTATCGGGGTTCGACGATTCTGGTGACGGGAGGAGTCGGGACGGGGAAAACGAGCTTGGCCTCGCATTTTGCTGATGCGGCCTGTCGTAAGGGAGAAAAAGCCCTGTATTTTGCCTTTGAAGAATCCAGTCCTCAGATCATCCGGAACATGAAATCGATCGGCCTCTCATTGGAGAAATGGGTGAATAAGGGCTTGTTGCACATTGAAGCCTCCCGTCCAACCCTATTCGGATTGGAATCCCATCTGGTGAATTTTTACAATGCGGTGCACACTCATCACCCGACGTTGGTAATCATGGATCCAATTAATGATTTTTTGTCCATTGGTTCAACTCGCGAGGTCAAGGCGTTATTTTTACGGATGGTGGATTTTCTGAAATCCCAACAAATCACCTTGGTCTGCACAGGCCTCAGCGCGCCTTCGGAACCTGCTCAGGAGGCGGAAATCGGGGTTTCCTCACTGGCGGACACCTGGATTCTTCTGTCAAACCGGGAATTTAATGGTGAACACCAGCGGCAACTGTATATTTTGAAATCCCGGGGAATGTCGCATTCTCATCAGGTTCGGAGATATACGATGAATCATCGTGGCTGGCATGTCAATGAAATGTCTGGAGGTAACCGTTAG
- a CDS encoding tetratricopeptide repeat protein, which produces MHTRSTSQAYNRCPSILLLFLAIWFVGPPPSIHPKPLQGVPDGPPSPETCTAHAPVTNECIEAGLRRRRELLRAEPAFQVNSPATHLKLAEILNQQGDPNGAIEEYRAAIQLDPDLPGAFQGLGAVYLDQHEWKQAEGALDRATQLGSGNSQTEYWLGRSRLAQQKFHEAQQAFSTATKLNPYDAEAFSDLGLTYMAQGHPTQAIKALRQAISLRPDYSEAHSRLELVDAFKHNQDQLVIETAKILHFLFRRE; this is translated from the coding sequence ATGCATACTCGTTCAACTTCTCAGGCGTACAACCGTTGCCCATCCATCCTTCTGCTTTTTCTAGCGATATGGTTTGTCGGTCCTCCACCCTCCATTCATCCGAAACCCCTACAAGGCGTCCCTGACGGCCCACCATCGCCAGAGACCTGCACCGCCCACGCACCGGTCACGAACGAATGTATCGAAGCCGGTCTTCGGAGGAGGCGTGAATTGCTCCGGGCGGAACCCGCATTCCAGGTCAATTCCCCCGCGACTCATCTCAAATTGGCGGAAATACTCAACCAGCAGGGAGATCCGAACGGCGCCATTGAGGAATATCGGGCCGCCATTCAACTCGATCCCGATCTTCCCGGTGCATTTCAGGGTTTGGGAGCCGTCTATCTTGATCAACACGAATGGAAACAGGCCGAAGGAGCGCTTGATAGAGCCACACAATTAGGGAGCGGAAATAGTCAGACTGAATACTGGCTGGGACGGTCACGATTGGCACAACAGAAATTTCACGAGGCTCAGCAGGCATTCAGCACAGCGACAAAACTCAATCCCTACGATGCGGAGGCCTTCTCCGATTTAGGTCTGACCTACATGGCCCAAGGTCACCCCACCCAAGCTATCAAGGCTCTTCGCCAGGCCATTAGCTTGCGACCGGATTATTCAGAAGCCCATTCCCGCCTGGAGCTGGTCGATGCCTTTAAACACAACCAGGATCAACTCGTCATTGAAACCGCAAAAATTCTACACTTTCTTTTCAGAAGGGAATAG
- a CDS encoding transporter, giving the protein MILLGQSWCYGQDNEGEPTPSRPWIMGQAGSFSGPIATDRPTFSLSPATIPKGRIQIETGYTFSLEKASPDVKTHNFPETLVRIGLTEIVEFRVEWPTLTYIDNGQDVNGFNDLALGFKVQVLQQQGFRPRLSFVGRLSIPTGDKDFSSDRVDPLFRTILTYAVNERVGLFGTVNVGSPTSQGTRFVQVSSSLGLSAAIRDRLTGFVEYFGLYPRDVASGSANFLQTGVLYHLTDNLQLDVRVGGGLTHGSDDFLTGAGISWRF; this is encoded by the coding sequence GTGATCCTGCTTGGACAGTCCTGGTGTTATGGACAGGACAATGAAGGCGAGCCGACGCCTTCCCGTCCATGGATCATGGGGCAGGCCGGCTCGTTTTCGGGACCGATTGCGACGGATCGGCCGACATTCAGCCTGAGTCCTGCCACCATCCCTAAGGGACGCATTCAAATTGAAACGGGATATACCTTTTCTCTTGAAAAGGCATCCCCCGATGTCAAAACCCATAACTTTCCTGAGACCCTTGTCCGTATTGGATTGACCGAGATTGTGGAGTTTCGCGTGGAATGGCCAACTCTGACTTACATTGACAATGGCCAGGATGTGAATGGGTTCAATGATCTTGCCTTGGGATTTAAAGTTCAGGTCCTTCAGCAACAGGGGTTTAGACCACGGTTGAGTTTCGTCGGCCGGCTGTCGATTCCCACGGGTGATAAGGATTTTTCTTCGGATCGGGTCGACCCGCTCTTCCGGACGATTTTGACGTATGCGGTGAATGAAAGAGTGGGGTTATTCGGGACGGTGAATGTCGGCAGTCCTACTTCTCAGGGCACACGGTTTGTGCAGGTCTCTTCGTCCCTGGGACTGAGCGCAGCCATTCGGGATCGATTAACCGGGTTCGTGGAATATTTCGGATTGTATCCCAGAGATGTGGCGAGTGGGAGTGCAAATTTTCTCCAAACGGGAGTGCTCTATCATTTGACAGACAATCTTCAATTGGATGTGCGCGTGGGAGGCGGCCTGACTCATGGAAGCGATGATTTCTTGACGGGGGCGGGGATCTCGTGGAGATTTTAG
- a CDS encoding PAS domain S-box protein — translation MENSHTPSQEAKRAAEAKSVDPTIGQGRPEPQQNGGGVFVERLLCEVLDQTRDALIVCDVSGNIIRTSSAVKHYAQTLCLNRPFEEIVHLFYSNRRMPPSDLPLSNLSGTFMAQVLNGETLCGKKVFLEKQDGTFSPVMFDARPILTEGMGIIGALVTLKDSNSQNRAERILQSHNEVLEQIISGNSLPEILDNLCLEIERHCGSDTLASILLLNEEGCHLHHGAGPSLPEAYRQAIDGVAIGPEVGACGAAAYLKEPVIIPNISTHPNWVQFKDLAERHGLRACWSMPIMASDGRALGTFALYYTVLRSPTDEEKEYVEFLAHSASIAIEKVEGQERLRQQTHALEVVNRIGRMLAAELNLEKLVQSVTDECRELTGGEFGAFFYNVMDDKGESFVLYTISGVPREAFEQFPMPRNTPIFAPTFSGEAVVRIADVKDDPRYGQMAPYHGMPPGHLPVRSYLAVPVVSRSGEVLGGLFFGHSQPNVFTKMAETMVVGIASQAAISIDNARLYQSAQKEIEQRKRGAENLRRLASIVESSQDAIYSINSDGIISSWNHGAERMYGYMASEMLGQSLSRLLLPEAQQEASWLMDILGTKNGESKRVFLRMKKDGSVFSVSLTTSPIVGVDGGLTGHSLIERDISEQQRIGAALEASEGRLQAIWENSPTVKFVKDLDGKYQLVNKRFETIVQLSREAIIGKTDQELFHSRSASQLIANDRKVLQSGTSQEFEEQLHLPDGIQTYLSVKFPLCDAAGAPYAICGIATDITARKQAEQALQELNDTLEQRVSDRTRDLLVYQENLRAMTSELVVTEQRERRRLSTELHDYLAQLLVVCRMKLAQAINEWSMAALKTNLEEIDQILSDSLSYTRTLIAELSPSILYELGLVPALKWLGQQMERHSLRVQVQHGDQAIDLSEDQAIFVFQAVRELLFNVIKHSGVSEAIVSLKRTGSQELHVKVEDAGKGFHPSPISTDYSKPGRFGLFSIRERTEALGGRFDIESAPGKGTQATLVVPLQPVSPTVVSNSDSQDIQKPLDPIAQGGSRKKVVRILLVDDHAMIREGIRTLLEHHEDFVIVGEAKNGEEAIEITQLVLPDVVVMDVNMPKINGIEATKWLTQEHPSIRVIGLSVHEDKQIEKMLLEAGAAMYVTKGSVANQLVEAIRRVVNQIA, via the coding sequence ATGGAAAATTCCCACACACCTTCCCAAGAGGCTAAAAGGGCGGCGGAAGCCAAGTCTGTCGATCCGACTATTGGGCAAGGTCGACCTGAGCCCCAGCAAAACGGCGGAGGTGTATTTGTAGAACGCTTACTTTGTGAAGTCCTCGATCAAACGAGAGATGCCCTGATTGTTTGCGATGTGTCAGGAAACATCATTCGTACCAGCTCTGCCGTCAAACATTACGCTCAAACCCTGTGCTTGAATAGGCCCTTTGAAGAGATTGTTCACCTTTTCTATTCCAACAGGAGAATGCCGCCTTCAGACCTCCCTCTTTCAAATCTCAGCGGAACATTCATGGCGCAGGTTTTAAACGGAGAGACCCTTTGCGGTAAAAAGGTATTTCTGGAAAAACAGGATGGAACGTTTTCCCCGGTCATGTTCGATGCCCGCCCCATACTCACCGAAGGCATGGGGATCATTGGCGCTCTCGTGACATTGAAGGATAGCAATTCTCAGAATCGTGCCGAACGAATATTGCAAAGTCACAATGAGGTGCTGGAGCAGATTATCAGTGGTAATTCTCTTCCGGAGATTCTGGACAATCTCTGTCTGGAAATTGAGCGACATTGTGGTTCAGATACGTTGGCCTCCATACTTCTGCTGAATGAGGAAGGCTGCCATTTGCACCATGGTGCAGGTCCCTCCCTCCCTGAAGCGTATCGACAAGCAATTGATGGCGTGGCTATAGGCCCGGAAGTCGGAGCGTGTGGCGCTGCCGCCTATCTGAAGGAACCGGTCATCATCCCCAATATCAGCACACATCCGAATTGGGTCCAATTTAAGGATTTGGCGGAGCGCCATGGATTACGGGCATGCTGGTCAATGCCCATAATGGCCAGCGATGGTCGTGCCCTTGGCACCTTTGCCCTCTATTATACGGTTCTCCGTTCACCGACGGATGAGGAAAAAGAATATGTGGAATTTCTTGCGCATTCGGCCTCCATTGCCATTGAGAAAGTGGAAGGTCAGGAACGGCTACGACAACAGACACATGCCTTAGAGGTGGTGAATCGAATTGGCAGGATGTTGGCCGCGGAGTTGAATTTAGAGAAATTGGTCCAGTCCGTCACGGATGAGTGCCGTGAATTAACGGGAGGGGAATTCGGGGCGTTTTTTTATAATGTGATGGATGACAAAGGAGAATCGTTTGTCCTTTATACGATTTCCGGTGTCCCTCGCGAAGCCTTTGAACAATTCCCGATGCCCAGAAATACACCGATTTTCGCCCCGACTTTTTCCGGGGAGGCGGTCGTCCGAATTGCTGATGTGAAGGACGATCCTCGTTATGGACAGATGGCTCCCTATCACGGGATGCCTCCGGGTCATCTTCCCGTCAGAAGCTATCTGGCGGTTCCGGTGGTATCCCGGTCGGGCGAAGTTCTTGGAGGATTATTTTTCGGCCATTCACAGCCCAATGTGTTTACCAAAATGGCCGAAACCATGGTGGTTGGGATTGCCTCGCAAGCTGCCATTTCCATCGATAATGCACGCTTGTACCAATCCGCTCAAAAAGAAATCGAGCAGCGAAAACGCGGCGCGGAAAATTTGAGACGACTGGCCTCAATTGTTGAATCATCTCAGGATGCCATTTATAGCATCAATTCGGACGGCATAATTAGCAGTTGGAATCATGGAGCGGAGCGCATGTACGGGTACATGGCCTCCGAAATGCTAGGTCAGTCTCTATCCCGTCTCCTCCTTCCTGAGGCCCAACAGGAAGCCTCTTGGCTCATGGATATTCTGGGGACCAAAAATGGAGAATCTAAACGGGTATTCCTCAGAATGAAAAAGGATGGTTCGGTCTTTTCTGTTTCTTTAACCACTTCTCCTATTGTCGGCGTGGATGGAGGGCTGACCGGACATTCTCTTATTGAACGGGATATCTCCGAACAACAACGCATTGGTGCCGCGCTGGAGGCTAGTGAAGGCCGGCTCCAGGCTATCTGGGAGAATTCTCCAACGGTGAAGTTTGTGAAAGATCTCGATGGGAAGTACCAATTGGTGAATAAACGGTTTGAAACGATTGTTCAATTATCCAGGGAAGCCATTATTGGAAAAACAGATCAGGAATTGTTTCACTCCCGTTCAGCAAGCCAATTGATTGCCAATGATCGGAAAGTTCTTCAATCCGGAACCTCGCAAGAATTTGAAGAGCAGTTGCACCTTCCTGATGGAATTCAGACGTACCTTTCGGTGAAGTTTCCTTTATGCGACGCAGCAGGAGCGCCCTATGCCATTTGTGGAATAGCCACCGATATTACGGCGAGAAAACAGGCAGAACAGGCCCTGCAAGAATTAAACGATACCCTGGAGCAACGAGTGTCTGATCGGACTCGTGATCTGTTGGTCTATCAGGAGAATCTGCGAGCCATGACGTCCGAGTTGGTGGTCACGGAACAACGGGAACGGCGACGCTTGTCCACCGAACTGCATGATTATCTGGCGCAATTACTTGTGGTCTGCCGGATGAAACTGGCTCAGGCCATCAATGAATGGAGCATGGCTGCCTTAAAGACCAATCTGGAGGAAATCGATCAAATCCTTTCCGACTCGCTTTCCTACACCCGCACCTTGATTGCCGAGCTGAGTCCCAGCATTCTCTACGAACTCGGTCTCGTTCCCGCTCTGAAATGGTTGGGTCAGCAAATGGAGCGCCATAGTTTGCGAGTACAGGTACAGCATGGAGACCAGGCCATAGACCTTTCAGAGGATCAGGCGATTTTTGTGTTTCAGGCCGTTCGCGAATTACTCTTTAATGTCATCAAGCACTCTGGTGTGAGCGAGGCCATTGTTTCCCTCAAGAGGACGGGATCCCAGGAACTTCACGTGAAGGTGGAGGATGCCGGGAAGGGGTTTCACCCATCGCCGATTTCAACAGATTATTCCAAACCCGGTCGATTTGGGCTGTTTAGTATTAGAGAGCGAACGGAAGCGCTGGGCGGTCGCTTTGACATCGAATCCGCACCAGGGAAAGGTACTCAGGCTACCCTCGTCGTTCCGCTTCAGCCGGTCTCGCCAACGGTGGTGTCGAACTCAGATTCCCAAGACATTCAAAAACCGCTTGATCCAATCGCGCAAGGGGGTTCAAGGAAAAAAGTTGTACGGATTCTTCTGGTCGATGATCATGCCATGATTCGTGAAGGAATTCGAACCCTGCTCGAACACCATGAAGATTTTGTCATCGTGGGAGAAGCAAAAAATGGAGAAGAAGCTATAGAGATAACCCAACTGGTTCTTCCCGATGTTGTGGTTATGGATGTCAACATGCCAAAGATCAATGGCATCGAGGCGACAAAGTGGCTTACCCAGGAACACCCTTCAATCAGGGTCATCGGCCTGTCGGTTCATGAGGACAAGCAGATCGAAAAAATGCTGCTGGAAGCCGGGGCCGCCATGTATGTGACCAAAGGGAGTGTCGCCAACCAATTGGTCGAGGCCATTCGACGGGTCGTGAATCAAATTGCGTAA
- a CDS encoding AAA family ATPase: MYFNFFGLRTKPFNTTPDPDFLYLSPGHKQALGSLIYGIKEKKGFIAVTGQVGLGKTTILRSFLDQPHQPNQETIYLLNPNLSFTSLLKTLLRELGHTPIEGDDAEVLEQLHFVLIEKYREGKTVVLLIDEAQNMPVDTLEHLRMLSNLETPKDKLIQIVLLGQPELDALLDQYELRQLRQRIAVRAIIQPLSKPESFEYIRHRLDKAGGEGKKIFTNSALGLIVQEAKGIPRRLNILCDNALVTAFGYNTALVTAKIAKEVIGDLTGQPAHTLWKLVPLIGLALILVLGLVALLPLTESKFSDFPSINRIGETDTDKENPKQDLVSDQDLLSVDENTPSPTQTVPTLTERAQTFLTQSVSEVFENLRTRAGSNFESITTQASVNPHIDSENQKDLLLAGIPPDNFQREGPPVSDDREVPSTSETVLPGILPLHQEHFDLSTQEDGGVKAEADSPENGARLSHVEMETPSIQSAQQELPELLIQEEGIATAEANSMVEENPVLQDEARIPSENVSEDNLVRLSPENLSERAGQPTLAAEEPLSIPIQDNSPPVPVPHKRGASKESPSKPEVVASSLPVTRIVKKGDTMAKLLHDVYGVSSPSTVQFVLEHNRHITSVRRMYPGQKIMFPPLQSVERKNKLTEADVTLVSVKDEGLPPSKAIFAHSSTQLKPNEVKNEAKRDSPYAVATVQEGDTLEKLIKVIYGSSHPSYVQRVLEYNPNIRNPKKIFPGQDIAFPKIAQDVKTQTDLASEANPAE; encoded by the coding sequence ATGTATTTTAATTTTTTCGGGTTACGGACCAAACCATTTAATACCACCCCGGATCCGGATTTTTTGTATCTCAGTCCCGGCCACAAACAGGCGTTGGGTTCGCTGATTTATGGAATAAAGGAAAAAAAAGGGTTTATTGCTGTCACCGGGCAGGTTGGTCTTGGAAAAACGACGATTCTCCGCTCGTTTCTGGATCAACCCCATCAACCCAATCAGGAAACCATATATCTCCTCAATCCCAACCTGTCATTTACAAGCTTGCTCAAGACCCTTCTGCGTGAATTGGGACACACCCCCATTGAGGGGGACGATGCCGAAGTGTTGGAACAACTGCATTTTGTCCTCATTGAAAAGTATCGAGAAGGTAAGACCGTGGTTCTCTTGATTGACGAAGCGCAAAATATGCCGGTAGACACATTGGAACATCTGCGGATGTTGTCAAACTTGGAAACTCCAAAAGACAAGCTCATTCAAATTGTGCTGTTGGGTCAACCGGAATTAGATGCCCTTCTCGATCAGTATGAACTCCGGCAGTTACGGCAACGCATCGCCGTGCGAGCCATCATTCAGCCCCTCTCCAAACCGGAAAGTTTTGAATATATCCGGCATCGGTTGGACAAGGCCGGCGGAGAAGGGAAAAAGATTTTTACAAACTCAGCCTTAGGCCTCATTGTTCAGGAAGCCAAAGGGATTCCCCGGCGCCTGAATATTCTTTGTGATAATGCTCTGGTTACGGCCTTTGGGTATAACACAGCCTTGGTGACAGCTAAAATTGCCAAAGAGGTGATCGGTGATCTGACAGGCCAACCCGCCCATACACTCTGGAAATTAGTCCCCCTGATTGGTTTGGCTCTCATCCTTGTCCTTGGGCTGGTCGCACTCCTGCCCCTGACTGAATCAAAATTTTCGGATTTCCCTTCAATAAATAGGATTGGAGAAACGGATACAGATAAGGAGAACCCAAAACAGGACCTCGTATCTGATCAAGATCTCCTCAGCGTAGACGAAAATACCCCATCTCCTACTCAAACGGTTCCGACTTTGACCGAAAGAGCACAGACGTTCTTAACGCAATCAGTATCTGAAGTGTTTGAGAATTTACGAACCCGGGCCGGCTCAAATTTCGAATCAATCACAACTCAAGCCTCCGTCAACCCACATATCGACTCTGAAAATCAAAAGGATCTCCTGCTTGCCGGAATTCCACCGGATAACTTCCAGCGTGAGGGACCTCCAGTCTCAGATGACCGAGAGGTACCATCAACCTCAGAAACAGTATTGCCTGGAATCCTTCCCCTCCACCAAGAACACTTCGACCTCTCCACGCAGGAAGACGGTGGAGTGAAGGCTGAAGCAGACAGTCCGGAAAATGGAGCGAGGCTTAGTCACGTTGAAATGGAAACACCATCTATCCAGTCGGCCCAACAAGAACTGCCTGAGCTCTTAATTCAGGAAGAAGGTATCGCGACGGCTGAAGCAAATAGTATGGTAGAAGAAAATCCAGTACTTCAGGATGAGGCAAGGATCCCATCTGAGAATGTCAGTGAGGACAATCTGGTTCGATTGAGTCCTGAAAACCTCAGCGAGCGTGCAGGACAACCCACCCTAGCCGCTGAGGAACCATTAAGTATCCCTATCCAGGATAATTCTCCTCCGGTCCCTGTGCCTCATAAACGTGGCGCATCGAAGGAAAGTCCAAGTAAGCCAGAAGTGGTTGCCTCATCTTTACCCGTTACCAGGATCGTGAAAAAGGGTGACACAATGGCAAAGTTATTGCATGATGTGTATGGGGTCTCTAGTCCATCGACAGTTCAATTCGTTCTTGAACATAATCGGCATATTACAAGCGTGCGAAGAATGTATCCGGGGCAAAAGATTATGTTTCCGCCCCTACAAAGCGTCGAGAGAAAAAACAAGTTGACTGAGGCAGACGTGACTTTGGTGTCGGTTAAAGATGAGGGATTACCTCCTTCGAAAGCCATCTTTGCTCACTCTTCCACGCAACTCAAACCGAATGAGGTCAAAAACGAGGCCAAACGCGATTCCCCCTATGCGGTGGCTACCGTGCAAGAGGGGGATACCCTAGAAAAATTGATAAAGGTGATTTATGGATCGTCTCATCCGAGCTATGTTCAACGTGTCCTGGAGTACAACCCCAACATTCGGAATCCCAAAAAGATCTTTCCAGGGCAGGACATTGCCTTTCCTAAAATTGCTCAGGATGTGAAAACGCAGACAGACCTGGCATCTGAAGCCAATCCAGCGGAATAG
- a CDS encoding CpsD/CapB family tyrosine-protein kinase → MSKVYEALKQAYENQLEVIKIHPLEERPCSQPVVVSNLPPLKMRREMVQLEQRLSGLLPDPQHNIIQFISSRNQEGVSTIVQELGRVLVEKQGKSVLLVDGDSQKLTQHQFFGIPPKIPLQYLMSNGGDLDQAITPVLHSRLFLAMLSGDSAETLQHDVITNKQDLWNHIRKQFDMILIDTAPIDISDEGLELCAAADGVVMVVEAEKTRSQVISNLRDRITHSGGNLLGMVFNKQRYYIPSWIYSKL, encoded by the coding sequence ATGAGTAAAGTATACGAGGCATTAAAACAGGCATACGAAAATCAACTTGAAGTCATCAAGATCCATCCGCTAGAAGAACGCCCATGTTCGCAACCGGTCGTCGTTTCCAATTTACCTCCTCTAAAAATGAGGCGGGAGATGGTGCAACTGGAACAACGCCTTTCAGGCCTTCTGCCTGACCCCCAACACAACATCATTCAGTTTATCAGTAGCAGGAACCAGGAAGGCGTCTCGACCATTGTTCAGGAGCTCGGAAGAGTCCTTGTAGAAAAACAGGGGAAGTCCGTGTTGCTAGTCGATGGAGATTCTCAAAAATTAACGCAACATCAATTCTTTGGAATTCCTCCAAAAATCCCTTTGCAATATCTCATGAGTAACGGGGGAGATTTAGATCAGGCCATTACACCTGTCCTTCATTCCCGCTTGTTCCTCGCCATGCTCTCTGGAGACAGTGCAGAAACCCTGCAACATGACGTCATTACAAACAAACAGGATTTGTGGAACCATATACGAAAACAATTTGACATGATTCTCATTGATACCGCACCAATCGATATCTCTGATGAGGGCTTGGAGTTGTGTGCTGCCGCTGATGGGGTAGTAATGGTGGTAGAAGCAGAAAAAACGCGCTCACAAGTCATTTCAAATCTCAGAGATCGTATTACACACAGTGGTGGAAACCTCCTTGGCATGGTCTTCAATAAACAGCGTTATTACATTCCATCCTGGATCTATTCGAAATTATAA